A single genomic interval of Lacrimispora sphenoides JCM 1415 harbors:
- the thrC gene encoding threonine synthase: MEISYQSTRGGEAGVTASQAILKGLAADGGLFMPCFIPKLDKSMKELSALTYQETAYEVMKLYLTDYSSQELKSCIEQAYDSKFDTEEIAPLAKADGAYYLELYHGSTIAFKDMALSILPHLMTVAAKKNQVKNKIVILTATSGDTGKAAMAGFADVEGTEIIVFYPKDGVSRVQELQMVTQKGENTHVAAIHGNFDDAQTGVKKIFGDKEFARMLDEKGFQLSSANSINIGRLVPQVVYYVYAYAKLLACEEISDGEEINVTVPTGNFGNILAAYLAKQMGVPIKTLICASNENKVLYDFFQTGTYDRNRDFILTSSPSMDILISSNLERLIYLSAGCDTGANAALMKELGDKGSYTVTAGMKHFMVDFMGGFAGEEETKAAIKKVFEDTGYLIDPHTGVAACVYDQYKAETKDQAKNIIASTASPYKFAGSVLEAIEGVQEEPDEFRIIDHLAEISKVPVPQAVEEIRTAPVHHDTVCDADKMKEAVISFLS; this comes from the coding sequence CAGGGGCGGCGAAGCCGGTGTGACGGCTTCCCAGGCAATCTTAAAGGGTCTGGCAGCAGACGGCGGCCTGTTTATGCCATGTTTTATCCCAAAGCTTGACAAATCCATGAAAGAGTTGTCGGCGTTAACATACCAGGAAACAGCCTATGAGGTCATGAAGCTGTACCTTACGGATTACAGTTCCCAGGAGTTAAAGAGCTGTATTGAACAGGCTTATGACAGCAAATTCGATACAGAGGAGATCGCTCCTCTTGCCAAGGCTGATGGAGCCTATTATCTGGAATTATACCATGGAAGCACCATTGCATTTAAGGATATGGCTCTTTCCATTCTTCCTCATCTGATGACCGTTGCGGCAAAAAAGAATCAGGTAAAAAATAAAATCGTGATCCTTACCGCTACCTCCGGCGACACAGGAAAGGCTGCTATGGCCGGTTTTGCCGATGTGGAAGGAACGGAAATCATCGTATTTTATCCAAAGGATGGCGTAAGCCGCGTTCAGGAGCTTCAGATGGTAACCCAGAAAGGGGAAAATACCCATGTGGCCGCCATTCATGGAAACTTTGATGACGCTCAGACAGGGGTCAAAAAGATATTCGGAGATAAGGAATTTGCCCGCATGCTTGATGAAAAGGGCTTTCAGCTGTCTTCCGCCAACTCCATTAACATCGGCAGGCTGGTTCCCCAGGTGGTCTATTATGTTTACGCCTATGCAAAGCTCCTTGCCTGTGAAGAGATTTCTGACGGTGAAGAAATCAATGTTACCGTGCCTACGGGAAACTTTGGAAACATTCTGGCTGCCTATTTGGCAAAGCAGATGGGAGTTCCCATTAAGACCCTTATCTGTGCCTCCAATGAAAATAAGGTTCTTTATGATTTCTTTCAGACCGGGACCTATGACAGGAACCGGGACTTTATCCTCACCAGTTCTCCGTCCATGGATATTTTAATATCCAGCAATTTAGAGCGCCTGATTTATTTAAGTGCCGGATGTGATACAGGAGCCAATGCGGCTCTTATGAAGGAACTGGGCGATAAAGGCAGCTATACGGTAACCGCCGGTATGAAGCACTTTATGGTAGATTTTATGGGAGGTTTTGCAGGAGAAGAGGAAACCAAGGCAGCCATTAAGAAGGTTTTTGAGGATACCGGCTATTTAATCGATCCCCATACCGGTGTTGCAGCATGCGTATATGACCAATACAAGGCAGAGACAAAGGATCAGGCAAAGAATATCATTGCCTCCACGGCAAGCCCATATAAGTTTGCAGGAAGCGTTCTGGAAGCCATTGAAGGAGTACAGGAGGAGCCGGATGAATTCCGGATCATCGATCATCTGGCAGAGATATCTAAGGTTCCCGTTCCCCAGGCAGTAGAAGAAATCCGCACCGCACCTGTACATCATGATACAGTGTGCGATGCGGATAAGATGAAAGAAGCAGTTATAAGTTTTTTAAGCTAA
- a CDS encoding MATE family efflux transporter translates to MKRKMWQGIFRRQDSETTEMQERQEGMDLFSRKQLRQLIFPLVIEQILAVFMGMADIIMVASCGEEAVSGISIVDTINVLLIGLFGAMAAGGSVVTAQYIGRKDEKNVAKASGQLFLAVGGLSMAIMAVTLIFNGQLLRLIYGEIGQEVMRNGRIYFYLSSLSYPFLAFYNSSAALFRTAGNSKVSMQVSLGANLCNIAGNVLLIYVFQMGVAGAGLSTLFSRILSAVVMFALLKKQSNFPIEFRLRPDKRMLRQILYIGIPNGLENSIFQLGKLLLSSLTASFGTMAIAANAVASTICGLETIPASAIGIALVTVVGQCVGAGELKQARKYMGKLLKTAYICLWILNLAIIPFLNPICSLFHLSGETSALAYKLMLYHSICCMIIHPLSFCLTNGLRAANDVRFTMTVSICSMWICRIVMAYVLSLYFGLGLMGIWIAMTIDWLVRAIFFSTRVLSGKWCRYANRNIR, encoded by the coding sequence ATGAAACGAAAGATGTGGCAAGGCATTTTCCGCCGACAGGACTCTGAAACCACAGAAATGCAGGAACGCCAGGAAGGGATGGATCTCTTCTCCAGAAAACAGCTGCGCCAGTTGATTTTCCCCTTAGTCATAGAACAGATACTGGCTGTATTTATGGGAATGGCTGATATCATCATGGTAGCCTCCTGCGGCGAAGAAGCCGTGTCCGGCATATCCATCGTGGATACCATAAACGTCCTTCTGATCGGATTATTCGGGGCAATGGCCGCTGGTGGGTCTGTGGTAACGGCCCAGTACATCGGCCGGAAGGATGAAAAAAATGTCGCCAAAGCCTCAGGCCAGCTATTCCTGGCTGTGGGCGGGCTTTCCATGGCCATTATGGCAGTGACCCTGATCTTTAATGGGCAGCTTCTAAGGCTCATATACGGTGAGATCGGCCAGGAGGTCATGCGTAACGGGAGAATTTATTTCTATTTATCCTCCCTCTCTTATCCATTTCTGGCATTTTATAACAGCAGTGCAGCCCTTTTCAGGACAGCCGGAAACTCCAAGGTATCCATGCAGGTCTCCCTGGGTGCCAACCTCTGCAACATCGCAGGAAACGTCCTGTTAATTTATGTATTTCAAATGGGCGTGGCAGGCGCCGGGCTTTCCACCCTGTTTTCCAGGATCCTTTCCGCAGTGGTTATGTTTGCCCTTCTTAAAAAGCAGAGCAATTTCCCTATTGAGTTCCGTCTGCGCCCGGACAAGAGGATGCTGCGCCAGATCCTCTACATCGGCATACCAAACGGCCTGGAAAACAGCATATTCCAGCTGGGAAAGCTTTTGCTATCCAGTCTGACCGCCAGCTTCGGTACCATGGCCATTGCTGCAAATGCGGTAGCAAGCACCATCTGCGGCCTGGAAACTATCCCTGCAAGCGCCATAGGTATAGCCCTGGTAACGGTTGTGGGACAGTGTGTAGGGGCCGGAGAACTGAAACAGGCCCGCAAATATATGGGAAAGCTTTTAAAAACAGCATATATCTGTCTGTGGATATTAAACCTTGCCATCATACCGTTTTTAAATCCCATATGCAGCCTGTTTCATCTATCGGGCGAGACCAGCGCCCTGGCTTATAAGCTGATGCTTTACCACAGCATCTGCTGTATGATAATCCATCCCCTGTCCTTCTGCCTGACCAACGGACTGCGGGCCGCCAATGACGTCCGTTTTACCATGACTGTTTCCATCTGTTCCATGTGGATCTGCCGTATTGTCATGGCCTACGTATTAAGCCTTTATTTTGGCCTTGGACTTATGGGAATCTGGATCGCCATGACCATCGACTGGCTGGTTCGCGCCATCTTCTTCTCCACCCGCGTCTTAAGCGGAAAATGGTGCCGGTATGCCAACCGGAACATCCGTTAG
- the fba gene encoding class II fructose-1,6-bisphosphate aldolase yields the protein MLVSAKDMLEKARDGKYAVGQFNINNLEWTKAVLQTAEELKSPVILGVSEGAGKYMTGYKTVSAMVKAMIEELNITVPVALHLDHGSYDGCYKCIEAGFSSIMFDGSHYPIAENVEKTTELVKVCAEKGISIEAEVGSIGGEEDGVVGMGECADPDECKQVADLGVTMLAAGIGNIHGKYPDNWAGLSFETLAAIKEKVGDMPLVLHGGTGIPEVQIKKAISLGVAKINVNTECQLTFAEATRKYIEAGKDLEGKGFDPRKLLAPGTEAIKATVKEKMELFGSVGKA from the coding sequence ATGTTAGTTTCAGCAAAAGATATGCTTGAAAAAGCAAGAGACGGAAAGTACGCAGTTGGACAGTTCAACATCAACAACCTTGAGTGGACGAAAGCTGTTTTACAGACAGCCGAAGAACTGAAATCCCCGGTTATCCTGGGTGTTTCCGAAGGCGCTGGTAAATACATGACAGGCTATAAGACCGTATCAGCTATGGTGAAAGCCATGATCGAAGAATTAAACATTACAGTTCCCGTAGCACTTCATCTGGATCATGGTTCCTATGACGGCTGCTATAAGTGCATTGAAGCGGGATTTTCTTCCATTATGTTTGACGGTTCCCATTATCCTATCGCTGAGAATGTAGAAAAGACGACTGAGCTTGTGAAAGTCTGTGCAGAAAAAGGAATTTCCATTGAAGCAGAGGTTGGTTCTATCGGCGGAGAGGAAGACGGCGTAGTGGGTATGGGCGAATGTGCAGATCCTGATGAGTGCAAGCAGGTTGCAGACTTAGGCGTAACCATGCTGGCTGCAGGTATCGGCAACATTCACGGAAAATATCCGGATAACTGGGCTGGCTTAAGCTTTGAGACCCTGGCTGCCATCAAGGAGAAAGTAGGCGATATGCCTTTAGTACTTCACGGTGGGACAGGCATTCCGGAAGTCCAGATCAAGAAGGCTATCAGCCTTGGCGTTGCAAAGATCAATGTGAATACAGAGTGCCAGCTTACCTTTGCAGAAGCTACCCGTAAGTACATTGAGGCAGGCAAGGATTTAGAAGGCAAAGGCTTTGATCCACGTAAGCTTCTCGCCCCCGGTACAGAGGCTATTAAAGCAACTGTAAAAGAGAAGATGGAATTATTTGGCTCCGTTGGAAAAGCTTAA